The sequence below is a genomic window from Vicia villosa cultivar HV-30 ecotype Madison, WI unplaced genomic scaffold, Vvil1.0 ctg.001948F_1_1, whole genome shotgun sequence.
gttatgtacatttttttataaataattagttgtgtttgattttaataataatatacgtTTTATTCAGTAAAACACTGTTATTAATTGTcgttatatttttcataattcaCTTGAAATCTTGAATAAAttttctattatgatgatagtgtaatcattaaaaaatatgatTGGTCTATTTTCAGACCATCTAATGACATGTGCTAGTAGGCTACTAAGTCAAATATGAGTGACACATGCCAGTCAACTTCTTAGAAGTTAGAATAGTTACAATTGTTTTCATTTTCTTAATCAAAGATCTCTTAATGTAATGGAAGGCCTACAATAACCTTCCTTTGAGTTAGAATAACCAAACTTGATCGTCCCAAGGGTCAAGTAGCTCAATTTAtagttaaaaggaaaatgaaacaCAGATGATCGTCCCAAGGGTCAACTagcttaaaaaaatttcaaaaagaaatcaatttacttataaatatattatataatatgttttttttatttatcaccaccggtttagtccgattctatcactactagaaatacacgtattacctgcggaatttcctgggactttattaaataaaataaatttcctGCGGAACCAGCGTTGCAGCAAATTCcgtaggaatacctgcggattttactgcgaaaagtatattttaaacaaaatacctaacaaaattataaaatccgcaggtaatttcgcaggaaactttcctgcggatcTTCCTGCGATTATCAACTTCTATTAACACCACACTGTAATACAATattcgcaggtaattccgcaggaaattttcctgcgaaattacctgcggatttgacatttcattatttaaatttataaaaaaattttaatcattatattttctattttataattatatttatggtgtttttatatttagtttaattttaatttttaatcttaattttttcaatgttattaattatttttataatatgttttagttaatttttaataaaataaataaatggtatgcaaattttaaattatatatataattcttgaacttatattttaataataggtatgatagtttttaaaaaataaaattaaaaaagtattaaaaaaataataggtatgaaagtttttaaaaaatgtttatgacgtattttaattaagttttaattttaatcttagtttttaataaaacaaatggtatgcaaattttgatatatatatttatttaattcttcaatttatattttaataatagtatgaaattttgaaaaataaaataaatggtacCTTAAATTGTGATAAATTTGTATTAAGaaattatcatatattttcaCGAATGTTATGTAAATTTTCTTATGAATTATtcacaaatttttaaaatttagataCGTTTGTAAAACTGCTATTGGTTAAGTATGTTTTATACCTTGATAATCCTTGTTTATAAAATTTCTCAtctgaaaataattttataaaatatttttttgtaatatttttaataaatttaaatagagaaaaggggtgatgcactgacagtgtaaaatagttttacactgttaaccaatcacaaccatgtatccaattccatcacacttttatctttaaaattttttaatgacatggcaaattgcttgttttctattggatgacagtgtaaaactgttttacactgtcagtgcatatccattaaacccatttaaatatttctaaaaataataatatcttttataaattttatcaaaaaatatttCCTCTTATTAGACTCACATTACAAGGACCAAAACTGATATTGCCTCTTATAatcataaatataataaatataatataataaattccaaTATTCCACACTTCTCATTCTCTGCTTCAAAACTTGTTCGATTTTGCAGTACTCACTCTCCAATTATGGCCAAAGGCGTGATATCTGATGACGAAGGTGAACCCTAGAAATCCTCTATTTCATTCGTAGCTTATTGTTTTCCTCTTCTAAGTGCTTCTTGGTTCTAATCGGAACCCTAACTTTTTCGGTTGTTCTATGATGCAGATGAGGTTGAGGTTGAGATGGACGAGAGAGAGCCTGTTGATGGTGAAGAATTGGAAGAAGGAGGTCGAGATATGGACGAGGACGAtgtggatgaagaagaagagggtATGAACTTTGATTGTTCTGAAGTGTTTTTGCTGTTTACAATTTCTATTGAGTTTTTTCTTACTTTTTGTTCTCACTGGCTGCGGATAATTTT
It includes:
- the LOC131637224 gene encoding uncharacterized protein LOC131637224 isoform X2, with product MAKGVISDDEDEVEVEMDEREPVDGEELEEGGRDMDEDDVDEEEEGRWKQSEISMRRVLHPSCSILVLLHHEPESHFLLGTHQRH